The Scyliorhinus torazame isolate Kashiwa2021f chromosome 7, sScyTor2.1, whole genome shotgun sequence genome has a window encoding:
- the LOC140426134 gene encoding very-long-chain enoyl-CoA reductase-like isoform X1 has product MAPMQTIDLTTVFTVNSLKKKAVTAAITQQARESSATTKKAKSFVFFEVEVLNAKTKEQLCFLDKVEPNATVGEIKSMFHKSYPQWYPARQSIRLDPKGKCVRDEEILQTLPVGTTATFYFKDLGPQVGWTTVFLTEYAGPLFIYLLFYCRLPFIYEEEDEFTSSPHTVVHLAGFCHSFHYVKRLIETLFVHRFSHGTMPLRNTVKNCFYYWGFTAWLAYFINHPLYTPPLYGDQQVHVALYTFLVCEVGNFSIHIALRNLRSEGSKMRRIPYPTKNPFTWLFFFVSCPNYTYEVGSWIGFTIMTQCLPVGLFTLIGFFQMTVWAKGKHHMYLKEFKDYPTFRMPIIPFLL; this is encoded by the exons ATGGCACCAATGCAGACGATAGACTTAACCACTGTGTTTACTGTGAATAGCTTAAAGAAGAAAGCGGTCACTGCTGCTATCACGCAGCAAGCAAGAGAGTCCTCAGCCACAACTAAAAAAGCTAAATCGTTTGTTTTCTTTGAGGTGGAAGTCCTTAATGCCAAGACCAAGGAGCAGCTCTGCTTCCTCGACAAG GTGGAACCAAATGCCACAGTGGGTGAAATTAAATCCATGTTCCATAAGTCAT ATCCTCAGTGGTATCCAGCAAGGCAATCCATCAGATTAGATCCCA AGGGAAAGTGTGTACGCGATGAAGAAATTCTGCAGACGCTCCCAGTCGGCACAACTGCGACCTTCTACTTCAAAGATTTGGGTCCACAAGTAGGCTGGACCACA GTGTTCCTGACTGAATACGCAGGCCCACTCTTTATCTACCTGCTCTTCTATTGTCGCCTGCCATTTATCTATGAGGAAGAGGACGAATTTACCAGCAGCCCTCACACGGTGGTGCA CTTGGCTGGATTTTGCCACTCTTTCCATTATGTCAAAAGACTGATTGAAACTCTCTTTGTGCATCGCTTTTCTCACGGTACAATGCCTCTACGCAACACTGTTAAG AACTGTTTCTATTACTGGGGTTTCACTGCTTGGCTAGCCTATTTCATCAACCATCCACTCTACACACCTCCCC TGTACGGTGACCAACAAGTCCATGTGGCTCTCTATACTTTCCTG GTATGTGAAGTTGGAAATTTCTCGATCCATATAGCCCTGAGGAACCTGCGTTCAGAAG GATCCAAGATGCGCAGGATTCCTTACCCGACAAAGAACCCTTTCACTTGGCTCTTTTTCTTTGTGTCCTGTCCCAATTACACCTATGAG GTGGGATCCTGGATTGGTTTTACTATAATGACACAGTGTCTTCCAG TTGGTCTCTTCACTCTGATCGGTTTCTTCCAAATGACCGTCTGGGCGAAAGGCAAACACCACATGTACCTGAAGGAGTTTAAGGATTACCCCACCTTCCGCATGCCAATTATTCCTTTTTTGCTGTAA
- the LOC140426134 gene encoding very-long-chain enoyl-CoA reductase-like isoform X2 yields MSRATFFEVEVLNAKTKEQLCFLDKVEPNATVGEIKSMFHKSYPQWYPARQSIRLDPKGKCVRDEEILQTLPVGTTATFYFKDLGPQVGWTTVFLTEYAGPLFIYLLFYCRLPFIYEEEDEFTSSPHTVVHLAGFCHSFHYVKRLIETLFVHRFSHGTMPLRNTVKNCFYYWGFTAWLAYFINHPLYTPPLYGDQQVHVALYTFLVCEVGNFSIHIALRNLRSEGSKMRRIPYPTKNPFTWLFFFVSCPNYTYEVGSWIGFTIMTQCLPVGLFTLIGFFQMTVWAKGKHHMYLKEFKDYPTFRMPIIPFLL; encoded by the exons GTGGAAGTCCTTAATGCCAAGACCAAGGAGCAGCTCTGCTTCCTCGACAAG GTGGAACCAAATGCCACAGTGGGTGAAATTAAATCCATGTTCCATAAGTCAT ATCCTCAGTGGTATCCAGCAAGGCAATCCATCAGATTAGATCCCA AGGGAAAGTGTGTACGCGATGAAGAAATTCTGCAGACGCTCCCAGTCGGCACAACTGCGACCTTCTACTTCAAAGATTTGGGTCCACAAGTAGGCTGGACCACA GTGTTCCTGACTGAATACGCAGGCCCACTCTTTATCTACCTGCTCTTCTATTGTCGCCTGCCATTTATCTATGAGGAAGAGGACGAATTTACCAGCAGCCCTCACACGGTGGTGCA CTTGGCTGGATTTTGCCACTCTTTCCATTATGTCAAAAGACTGATTGAAACTCTCTTTGTGCATCGCTTTTCTCACGGTACAATGCCTCTACGCAACACTGTTAAG AACTGTTTCTATTACTGGGGTTTCACTGCTTGGCTAGCCTATTTCATCAACCATCCACTCTACACACCTCCCC TGTACGGTGACCAACAAGTCCATGTGGCTCTCTATACTTTCCTG GTATGTGAAGTTGGAAATTTCTCGATCCATATAGCCCTGAGGAACCTGCGTTCAGAAG GATCCAAGATGCGCAGGATTCCTTACCCGACAAAGAACCCTTTCACTTGGCTCTTTTTCTTTGTGTCCTGTCCCAATTACACCTATGAG GTGGGATCCTGGATTGGTTTTACTATAATGACACAGTGTCTTCCAG TTGGTCTCTTCACTCTGATCGGTTTCTTCCAAATGACCGTCTGGGCGAAAGGCAAACACCACATGTACCTGAAGGAGTTTAAGGATTACCCCACCTTCCGCATGCCAATTATTCCTTTTTTGCTGTAA
- the LOC140426134 gene encoding very-long-chain enoyl-CoA reductase-like isoform X3, translated as MVEVLNAKTKEQLCFLDKVEPNATVGEIKSMFHKSYPQWYPARQSIRLDPKGKCVRDEEILQTLPVGTTATFYFKDLGPQVGWTTVFLTEYAGPLFIYLLFYCRLPFIYEEEDEFTSSPHTVVHLAGFCHSFHYVKRLIETLFVHRFSHGTMPLRNTVKNCFYYWGFTAWLAYFINHPLYTPPLYGDQQVHVALYTFLVCEVGNFSIHIALRNLRSEGSKMRRIPYPTKNPFTWLFFFVSCPNYTYEVGSWIGFTIMTQCLPVGLFTLIGFFQMTVWAKGKHHMYLKEFKDYPTFRMPIIPFLL; from the exons ATG GTGGAAGTCCTTAATGCCAAGACCAAGGAGCAGCTCTGCTTCCTCGACAAG GTGGAACCAAATGCCACAGTGGGTGAAATTAAATCCATGTTCCATAAGTCAT ATCCTCAGTGGTATCCAGCAAGGCAATCCATCAGATTAGATCCCA AGGGAAAGTGTGTACGCGATGAAGAAATTCTGCAGACGCTCCCAGTCGGCACAACTGCGACCTTCTACTTCAAAGATTTGGGTCCACAAGTAGGCTGGACCACA GTGTTCCTGACTGAATACGCAGGCCCACTCTTTATCTACCTGCTCTTCTATTGTCGCCTGCCATTTATCTATGAGGAAGAGGACGAATTTACCAGCAGCCCTCACACGGTGGTGCA CTTGGCTGGATTTTGCCACTCTTTCCATTATGTCAAAAGACTGATTGAAACTCTCTTTGTGCATCGCTTTTCTCACGGTACAATGCCTCTACGCAACACTGTTAAG AACTGTTTCTATTACTGGGGTTTCACTGCTTGGCTAGCCTATTTCATCAACCATCCACTCTACACACCTCCCC TGTACGGTGACCAACAAGTCCATGTGGCTCTCTATACTTTCCTG GTATGTGAAGTTGGAAATTTCTCGATCCATATAGCCCTGAGGAACCTGCGTTCAGAAG GATCCAAGATGCGCAGGATTCCTTACCCGACAAAGAACCCTTTCACTTGGCTCTTTTTCTTTGTGTCCTGTCCCAATTACACCTATGAG GTGGGATCCTGGATTGGTTTTACTATAATGACACAGTGTCTTCCAG TTGGTCTCTTCACTCTGATCGGTTTCTTCCAAATGACCGTCTGGGCGAAAGGCAAACACCACATGTACCTGAAGGAGTTTAAGGATTACCCCACCTTCCGCATGCCAATTATTCCTTTTTTGCTGTAA